A window of the Polaribacter batillariae genome harbors these coding sequences:
- a CDS encoding DUF4175 family protein has product MSGFEIIAQKLHLFTRKFYVNELIKGTILFLSLGFLYLLFTLFLEYFLWLKPTARTILFWLFIGVEVFLLIRFIAIPIFKLFGFRKGITLEESSKIIGAHFPEVNDKLLNVLQLKENSHQSDLLVASIHQKSKELQPIPFVKAVDFKKNTKYLKYAIVPVLIWLITLISGNNGIFTQSLDRVVNHRKAYNPPAPFSFSLQNENLQVIQGKPITIIVNTTGTVLPSEAKIIFDNQQYFLQNNGNGMFSYTFSDVQKPIHFFVEANGVQSQDFNIEIINTPTINNIALQLNYPRYVGKRNETIQNTGNIIVPEGTRITWKVEASQTDSVAFINNEKRNLFKNISNSNFEFSKYIRNSLNYQITSSNENLKDYENLQFSVGIIKDEVPEISVQTNIDSISRGTAEFAGQISDDYGLKKLQIVYYDANNPQNQQTFDLQITKENIQTFFYQFPDGLNLKPGINYELFFQVFDNDAVNGNKKAKSKVFNYRQKTTQEIDQEILQEQRNTINSLENSIQKQEKQEKELNKIKEALQNKKKLSWNDKKKVENFIKRQENYKKMMQRQTDELQENLDEKKEENKDLQEKKEELKKRIEELKKLDKQQKLLDEIKKMADKLNKEDLVKKAKELAQQNKQQRRSLERMLELTKRFYVEQKTMQIANKLEELAKKQETLANKEDATLEDQKKLMTNLKN; this is encoded by the coding sequence ATGAGCGGATTTGAAATTATAGCACAAAAACTACATTTATTTACGAGAAAATTCTACGTAAATGAACTAATAAAAGGAACCATCTTATTTCTTTCTTTAGGATTCCTATACCTATTATTTACCTTGTTTTTAGAGTATTTTTTATGGTTAAAACCAACAGCAAGAACCATACTTTTTTGGCTGTTTATAGGTGTTGAAGTTTTTTTATTAATAAGATTTATTGCCATTCCTATATTTAAATTATTCGGTTTCCGAAAAGGAATTACTTTAGAAGAATCTTCAAAAATTATTGGAGCGCATTTTCCAGAAGTTAACGACAAATTACTGAATGTTTTACAGCTGAAAGAAAATTCGCATCAGTCTGATTTGTTAGTAGCGAGCATCCATCAAAAATCAAAAGAATTACAACCCATTCCGTTTGTAAAAGCAGTCGATTTTAAGAAAAATACCAAGTATTTAAAATATGCAATTGTACCTGTTTTAATTTGGTTAATTACTTTAATATCAGGTAATAACGGAATTTTTACACAAAGTTTAGATCGTGTTGTAAACCACAGAAAAGCATACAATCCTCCAGCACCATTTTCTTTTTCTTTACAAAATGAAAACTTGCAAGTTATTCAAGGCAAACCAATTACAATTATCGTAAATACAACAGGAACTGTATTGCCATCTGAAGCAAAAATTATTTTCGATAACCAGCAATATTTTCTTCAAAATAATGGAAATGGAATGTTTTCTTACACCTTTTCTGATGTTCAAAAACCAATACATTTTTTCGTTGAAGCAAATGGTGTGCAATCGCAAGATTTTAATATTGAAATTATAAATACACCAACAATCAACAATATTGCTTTGCAATTGAATTATCCAAGGTATGTGGGCAAACGAAACGAAACCATCCAAAACACAGGAAATATTATTGTTCCAGAAGGCACCAGAATTACATGGAAAGTAGAAGCTTCTCAAACGGATTCTGTCGCGTTTATTAACAATGAAAAAAGAAATTTATTCAAAAATATTTCGAATTCTAATTTTGAATTTTCGAAATACATCAGAAATTCACTCAACTACCAAATAACATCTTCCAATGAAAACTTAAAAGATTATGAAAATTTGCAGTTTTCTGTTGGTATTATTAAAGATGAAGTTCCAGAGATTTCTGTACAAACTAATATCGACAGTATTTCACGTGGAACAGCAGAATTTGCAGGTCAAATTTCAGACGATTATGGTTTAAAAAAATTGCAGATTGTGTATTACGATGCTAACAATCCTCAAAATCAACAAACGTTCGATTTACAAATTACGAAAGAAAATATACAAACATTTTTTTATCAATTTCCTGACGGATTAAATTTAAAACCAGGCATCAATTACGAATTATTCTTTCAAGTTTTTGATAATGATGCCGTAAACGGAAATAAAAAAGCGAAGAGTAAAGTTTTTAATTATCGACAAAAAACTACCCAAGAAATCGATCAAGAAATCTTACAAGAACAAAGAAATACCATTAATAGTTTAGAAAACTCCATTCAAAAACAAGAAAAACAAGAGAAGGAGCTGAATAAAATTAAAGAAGCTTTACAAAACAAAAAGAAGCTAAGTTGGAACGATAAAAAGAAAGTAGAAAACTTTATAAAACGTCAAGAAAACTATAAAAAAATGATGCAACGTCAAACTGATGAGTTGCAAGAAAATTTAGACGAGAAAAAGGAAGAAAATAAAGATCTTCAAGAAAAGAAAGAAGAACTCAAAAAACGAATCGAAGAACTTAAAAAATTAGACAAGCAACAAAAGTTGTTAGATGAAATTAAAAAAATGGCTGATAAATTAAATAAAGAAGATTTAGTAAAAAAAGCCAAAGAATTAGCACAACAAAACAAACAACAAAGGCGAAGTTTAGAGCGCATGTTAGAACTTACTAAGCGTTTTTACGTCGAACAAAAAACCATGCAAATTGCCAATAAATTAGAAGAATTGGCAAAAAAACAAGAAACTTTAGCAAATAAAGAAGATGCCACTTTAGAAGACCAGAAAAAATTAATGACGAATTTAAAGAACTAA
- the gltX gene encoding glutamate--tRNA ligase, producing MESNVRVRFAPSPTGPLHIGGVRTALYNYLFAKKHNGTFVLRIEDTDQTRYVANAEKYIIDSLNWCNIPFDEGPGKNKKLGPYRQSERKEIYKKYADILINSGWAYYAFDTAEALDLERKNHESEGKTFIYNWHNREKGRLVNSLVLTDEEVQKRIKKGDKYVVRFKSPQDETLIMNDEIRGEIKIDTNILDDKILFKSDGMPTYHLANIIDDHLMEISHVIRGEEWLPSMALHVLLYKAFGWNAPKFAHLPLILKPIGKGKLSKRDGDKLGFPVFPLAYKNEETGEISRGYKEDGYFADAFINMLAFLGWNPGTEQELFSLEDLIQEFDLKRVSKSGAKFNPDKTKWFQQQYMQLKSNAELTDLYLPILHSKQNVISSAVEKSSAVEKSYVRKVISLIKERAVFVSDFWDLSSYFFEAPTKYDAKASKKNWKPETGLLMEDLIKVIENIQDFSSENTEKQIKEWITHKEIGFGKIMQPLRLSLVGKLAGPHLFDIMEMIGKQETIKRIENAIEKL from the coding sequence ATGGAATCTAATGTTCGTGTTCGTTTTGCCCCAAGTCCAACAGGTCCTTTACATATTGGTGGTGTAAGAACAGCTTTATACAATTATTTATTCGCAAAAAAACACAATGGAACTTTTGTGTTAAGAATCGAAGATACAGACCAAACTCGTTATGTTGCAAATGCAGAAAAATACATTATCGATTCTTTAAATTGGTGTAATATTCCTTTTGATGAAGGTCCAGGAAAAAATAAAAAATTGGGTCCATACAGACAATCGGAACGTAAAGAAATTTACAAAAAATATGCCGATATTTTAATAAATTCTGGTTGGGCATATTATGCTTTTGACACTGCTGAAGCATTAGATTTAGAAAGAAAAAACCACGAATCTGAAGGAAAAACCTTTATTTATAACTGGCATAATCGCGAAAAAGGACGTTTGGTAAACTCTCTGGTTTTAACCGATGAAGAAGTACAAAAACGAATTAAAAAAGGCGATAAATACGTAGTTCGTTTTAAATCTCCACAAGATGAAACACTTATAATGAATGATGAAATTCGTGGAGAAATTAAAATTGATACCAATATTTTAGATGATAAAATTTTGTTTAAATCCGATGGAATGCCAACCTATCATTTAGCAAATATTATAGACGATCATTTAATGGAAATTAGCCACGTAATTCGTGGTGAAGAATGGTTGCCATCTATGGCTTTACACGTTTTATTGTACAAGGCTTTTGGCTGGAATGCTCCAAAATTTGCACACCTACCCTTAATTTTAAAACCTATTGGTAAAGGTAAACTAAGCAAAAGAGATGGCGACAAATTAGGTTTTCCTGTATTTCCTTTAGCATACAAAAATGAAGAAACTGGAGAAATTTCTAGAGGATACAAAGAAGATGGTTATTTCGCAGACGCTTTTATAAACATGTTGGCTTTTTTAGGATGGAATCCTGGAACAGAACAAGAATTATTTTCGTTAGAAGATTTAATACAAGAATTCGATTTAAAACGAGTTAGTAAATCTGGAGCAAAGTTTAATCCTGATAAAACAAAGTGGTTTCAACAACAATACATGCAACTAAAATCTAATGCAGAATTGACTGATTTATATTTGCCCATTTTACATTCAAAGCAAAATGTCATTTCGAGCGCAGTCGAGAAATCAAGCGCAGTCGAGAAATCTTATGTTCGAAAAGTAATTTCTTTAATAAAAGAAAGAGCTGTTTTCGTATCAGATTTTTGGGACTTATCTTCTTACTTTTTCGAAGCACCAACCAAATATGATGCAAAAGCATCTAAAAAGAATTGGAAGCCAGAAACTGGCTTATTAATGGAAGATTTAATTAAAGTAATAGAAAATATACAAGATTTTTCATCAGAAAATACCGAAAAACAAATTAAAGAATGGATTACCCATAAAGAAATAGGTTTTGGTAAAATTATGCAACCATTACGTTTGTCTTTAGTTGGTAAATTGGCAGGACCACATTTGTTTGATATTATGGAAATGATTGGCAAGCAAGAAACCATTAAAAGAATCGAAAACGCTATCGAAAAATTATAA
- a CDS encoding SPFH domain-containing protein, which produces MPPFLIIILFIGILILFASFFMVKQQTAAIIERFGRFNAIRQSGLRVKIPFVDRVAGRLSLKIQQLDVIIETKTLDDVFVKLKVSVQYKVIYDKVYDAFYKLDYPHDQITSYVFDVVRAEVPKMKLDDVFVKKDDIAIAVKSELNDAMLDYGFDIIKTLVTDIDPDAQVKEAMNRINASEREKIAAQFEGDAQRILIVERAKAEAESKRLQGQGIADQRREIARGLEESVEVLNKVGINSQEASALIVVTQHYDTLQSIGQETNSNLILLPNSPQAGSQMLNDMVASFTASNQIGEAMKNHKAKKKDE; this is translated from the coding sequence ATGCCACCATTTTTAATTATAATTTTATTTATAGGAATACTTATTCTTTTCGCTTCCTTTTTTATGGTAAAGCAACAAACTGCAGCCATTATAGAGCGTTTTGGAAGATTTAACGCCATAAGACAATCTGGGTTAAGAGTTAAAATACCTTTTGTAGATAGAGTTGCAGGAAGATTAAGTTTAAAAATTCAACAATTAGATGTAATTATTGAAACAAAAACGTTAGACGATGTTTTTGTAAAATTAAAAGTTTCTGTACAATACAAAGTAATTTACGACAAAGTTTATGACGCTTTTTACAAGTTAGATTATCCACACGATCAAATAACTTCGTATGTTTTTGATGTGGTTCGTGCAGAAGTTCCAAAAATGAAATTAGACGATGTTTTTGTAAAAAAAGACGATATTGCCATTGCTGTAAAATCTGAATTGAATGATGCCATGTTAGATTATGGTTTCGATATTATTAAAACGTTAGTTACAGATATCGATCCAGATGCACAAGTAAAAGAAGCCATGAACAGAATTAATGCTTCTGAAAGAGAAAAAATTGCCGCACAATTCGAAGGAGATGCACAACGTATTTTAATTGTAGAACGCGCCAAAGCAGAAGCAGAAAGCAAACGTTTACAAGGGCAAGGTATTGCAGACCAACGTAGAGAAATTGCACGCGGTTTAGAAGAATCTGTAGAAGTTTTAAATAAAGTAGGCATTAATTCGCAAGAAGCCTCTGCATTAATCGTAGTAACACAACATTACGATACTTTGCAGTCTATTGGTCAAGAAACCAATAGCAACTTAATTTTATTACCAAATTCACCACAAGCAGGTAGCCAAATGTTAAACGATATGGTGGCAAGTTTTACTGCAAGCAACCAAATTGGTGAAGCTATGAAAAACCACAAAGCTAAAAAGAAAGATGAGTAA
- a CDS encoding LytR/AlgR family response regulator transcription factor has product MIDSILKWLKTPYYFNPSAKFKLKISFFHGLFVFLFLYIFRPFYLSQFDVIILEYTLGIGIIAFLGTFFVLYVPSIIFKKYFHEDNWTVGKNILLIFVGVIFVAFFLWYFGEMYKEPYNLKKLSFLEFLFYTFLVSIFPLTFFVFINEKNVRKKRRNRAKEINFYNANKLKKQTKVEITPLESIEKEAKIEIFSDNKKESIKIRIEELVYITSQGNYACFFLLKNNVLKEKILRVTLTQISKKFADNCNILRCHKSYIVNTKFIKGISGNARGYLLKSDIIPFDVPVSRKFSKQSLLKLVK; this is encoded by the coding sequence ATGATTGACTCTATTTTAAAATGGTTAAAAACGCCTTATTATTTTAATCCGTCTGCGAAATTTAAACTGAAAATAAGTTTTTTTCATGGGCTTTTTGTATTTCTTTTTTTATACATTTTTAGGCCCTTTTACCTTTCTCAGTTCGATGTAATTATCTTAGAATATACCTTAGGAATTGGAATAATTGCTTTTCTAGGAACATTCTTTGTATTGTATGTTCCATCTATAATATTTAAAAAATATTTTCACGAAGATAATTGGACTGTTGGTAAAAATATACTTTTAATTTTTGTAGGAGTTATTTTTGTAGCGTTTTTCTTATGGTATTTTGGAGAAATGTATAAAGAACCCTACAATTTAAAAAAACTAAGTTTTTTAGAATTTTTATTTTATACATTTTTAGTGAGTATTTTTCCGCTTACATTTTTTGTATTTATAAATGAAAAAAATGTTCGTAAAAAAAGAAGAAATAGAGCAAAAGAAATTAATTTTTACAATGCAAATAAGTTAAAAAAACAAACGAAAGTAGAAATCACTCCATTAGAATCAATAGAAAAAGAAGCTAAAATCGAGATATTTTCTGATAATAAAAAAGAGAGTATTAAAATTCGTATCGAAGAATTGGTGTACATTACTTCTCAAGGAAATTATGCCTGCTTTTTTCTCCTTAAAAATAATGTTTTAAAGGAAAAAATTTTAAGAGTTACCCTTACACAAATAAGTAAAAAATTTGCAGATAATTGTAATATTTTAAGATGTCATAAAAGTTACATTGTAAATACAAAATTTATAAAAGGTATTTCTGGAAATGCCAGAGGTTATTTATTAAAATCAGATATAATTCCGTTCGATGTTCCTGTATCTAGAAAGTTTTCGAAACAATCTTTACTAAAATTGGTAAAATAA
- the tatA gene encoding twin-arginine translocase TatA/TatE family subunit, with product MNSLSIFFGMIGGPQIIIILVVILLLFGGRKIPELMRGLGSGIKEFKNASKEDSEEKIEEKK from the coding sequence ATGAATAGTTTATCAATATTTTTTGGAATGATTGGTGGTCCGCAAATAATTATAATTCTTGTGGTAATTTTACTATTATTTGGTGGTAGAAAAATACCAGAATTAATGCGTGGATTAGGAAGCGGAATTAAAGAGTTTAAAAATGCATCTAAAGAAGATTCCGAAGAAAAAATCGAAGAAAAAAAGTAA
- a CDS encoding head GIN domain-containing protein: protein MKNLAFLNLLFVAFLANAQTTITKNLGDYNTLKVYNGIEVELIKSSEQKLEITGEKSQMVKIKNVNNTLKLSLPFSLTPEDNAADGKILIKIYYNKNIAVIDANEGATITSKKFNQNKIEVNAQERAFINLTLTTKKLKVRASSGGIIKLSGTTNNQEVDVDLYGIYHGFNMKASEKTDVKAGTGAKAEVNAQKTLHAKVSFGGTIFYKGNPKVVKDKKVIGGIIEKRN from the coding sequence ATGAAAAATTTAGCTTTTTTAAACTTATTATTTGTAGCATTTTTAGCAAATGCACAAACAACAATTACTAAGAACTTAGGTGATTATAACACATTAAAAGTATATAATGGCATCGAAGTAGAGCTTATAAAATCTTCGGAACAAAAGTTAGAAATTACTGGCGAAAAGTCTCAAATGGTAAAAATTAAAAATGTAAACAACACTTTAAAACTCTCTTTACCTTTTTCTTTAACACCAGAAGATAATGCTGCAGATGGTAAAATTTTAATTAAAATTTACTACAATAAAAATATTGCTGTTATCGATGCAAATGAGGGTGCAACCATTACTAGTAAAAAATTTAATCAAAATAAAATTGAAGTAAATGCACAAGAAAGGGCATTTATCAACTTAACTTTAACAACAAAAAAACTAAAAGTAAGGGCTTCTTCTGGCGGAATTATAAAACTATCTGGAACAACTAATAACCAAGAAGTAGATGTCGATTTATATGGTATTTATCATGGTTTTAATATGAAAGCTTCAGAAAAAACAGACGTAAAAGCAGGCACAGGAGCAAAAGCAGAAGTAAATGCACAAAAAACGTTACATGCCAAAGTTAGTTTTGGAGGTACTATTTTTTACAAAGGAAATCCGAAAGTGGTAAAAGATAAAAAGGTAATAGGTGGTATTATCGAAAAAAGAAATTAA
- a CDS encoding YbjQ family protein, whose amino-acid sequence MILTTTHNIENFKIVDYLGIVTGIAYDSSYSSNGTKMSFKDMFSMSKYYEKYTLVLENIKEKAFQNLKENALKLGANAVVGIQLDVEPLANSSTLFVSITGTAVKAE is encoded by the coding sequence ACACACAACATAGAAAACTTCAAAATAGTAGATTATTTAGGTATTGTAACAGGTATAGCTTACGACTCTAGTTATTCTTCTAATGGAACAAAAATGTCTTTTAAAGACATGTTTAGCATGTCTAAATATTACGAAAAATACACGTTAGTTTTAGAAAATATCAAAGAAAAAGCGTTTCAGAATTTAAAAGAGAATGCTTTAAAATTAGGTGCAAATGCAGTTGTTGGCATTCAATTAGATGTAGAACCTTTGGCAAATTCATCTACTTTGTTTGTTTCAATTACAGGAACCGCAGTAAAAGCCGAATAA